The proteins below come from a single Streptomyces sp. B3I8 genomic window:
- a CDS encoding aminoglycoside phosphotransferase family protein has product MTQAPTPTADTVRRLVDTLLAKEAPDEAPTGVSGPGGAPEVRLAAEDEDGTVWWVGGRYVLRLASHRDATVRRRRELRLRDLVRPYVPLAVPVGVAHGEWAPGRAYTLDTRLTGAGAEDRSVSAVGEADLAAFLTGLREVPVRQAETLGVPRRAPRPLDALRGSADGAARRLGAADEFDPARLAPFTATAAAQLAAQPGAAVLVHHSLTGAHLVVGDDGRVRGVLGWGDAVTGDPAEDIAGLARAVGAPAAVRAATLAGYGPRPCLRGLWLARCDALLHLATRLDTPTGDPLPLLRHRLRRAWEPILLERVTDLRGEAGEL; this is encoded by the coding sequence ATGACCCAGGCACCCACACCGACGGCGGACACCGTACGCCGGCTCGTCGACACCCTCCTGGCGAAGGAGGCGCCCGACGAGGCGCCCACCGGGGTGTCCGGGCCGGGTGGCGCCCCCGAGGTGCGGCTCGCCGCCGAGGACGAGGACGGCACCGTCTGGTGGGTCGGCGGCCGGTACGTCCTGCGACTGGCGTCCCACCGCGACGCCACCGTGCGCAGGCGCCGCGAGCTGCGGCTGCGCGACCTGGTCCGGCCGTACGTGCCGCTCGCCGTGCCCGTCGGCGTCGCCCACGGCGAGTGGGCCCCCGGCCGCGCCTACACCCTCGACACCCGGCTGACCGGCGCCGGTGCCGAGGACCGGAGCGTGTCCGCCGTCGGCGAGGCCGACCTCGCGGCGTTCCTGACCGGGCTGCGCGAGGTGCCCGTACGGCAGGCGGAGACGCTCGGCGTGCCGCGCCGGGCGCCACGCCCCCTGGACGCGCTGCGCGGATCCGCGGACGGCGCCGCGCGGCGGCTGGGCGCGGCCGACGAGTTCGACCCGGCCCGGCTCGCCCCGTTCACGGCCACCGCCGCCGCACAGCTCGCCGCGCAGCCGGGGGCGGCCGTCCTCGTCCACCACTCGCTCACCGGCGCCCACCTGGTGGTCGGCGACGACGGCAGGGTGCGCGGGGTGCTCGGCTGGGGCGACGCGGTGACCGGCGACCCCGCCGAGGACATCGCCGGGCTCGCCCGCGCGGTCGGCGCCCCCGCCGCCGTACGCGCCGCGACCCTCGCCGGCTATGGGCCCCGCCCCTGCCTGCGCGGCCTGTGGCTGGCCCGCTGCGACGCACTGCTCCACCTCGCCACCCGCCTCGACACCCCCACCGGTGACCCGCTGCCCCTGCTCCGCCACCGCCTGCGCCGCGCCTGGGAACCGATCCTGCTGGAACGCGTCACGGACCTGCGGGGCGAAGCGGGGGAGTTGTAA
- the treZ gene encoding malto-oligosyltrehalose trehalohydrolase produces MQFEVWAPQAEDRVTLHCDGATRTMEPDPERAGWWRTEAPADDGSRYGFALDGGPVLPDPRSRRQPDGPDGLGAVVDQDRYEWRAPWPGRGLPGAVLYELHVGTYTPEGTLDAAAARLGHLVELGVTHVELMPLCPFPGRHGWGYEGVSLWAVHEPYGGPEALKRFVDRAHELGLGVVLDVVHNHLGPSGNHLPAFGPYFTDTHHTPWGVAVNLDAPGSDEVRAFLLGSALAWLRDYRLDGLRLDAVHALHDTRACHFLEELSTAVDALAAELDRPLFLIAESDLADPRLITPRPEGGLGLHAQWNDDFHHALHTALTGEGQGYYEDFARAPLAALAKTLSHGFFHDGTYSTFRGRSHGRPLDRTRMSAHRLLGYTQTHDQVGNRAQGDRLAASLSPGLLACAATLMLTAPFTPMLFMGEEWAAGTPWQFFTDHTDAELAAAVRDGRRREFAAHGWAEEDVPDPQDPATRDRSCLDWSEPGGGVHARVLAWYRELIALRHAQPDLTDPDLSDVKVTFDEAARWLAFRRGDVRVAVNLGTEPVRVPLGPRGARVLAAWEPVSAPDADGVLSLPGESAVVLLRE; encoded by the coding sequence GTGCAGTTCGAGGTGTGGGCTCCGCAGGCCGAGGACCGGGTGACGCTCCACTGCGACGGCGCCACGCGCACGATGGAGCCCGATCCGGAGCGCGCCGGATGGTGGCGTACGGAGGCGCCGGCCGACGACGGTTCGCGCTACGGGTTCGCCCTGGACGGCGGCCCGGTCCTGCCCGATCCCCGCTCCCGCCGCCAGCCCGACGGCCCGGACGGGCTCGGCGCGGTGGTCGACCAGGACCGGTACGAGTGGCGCGCCCCCTGGCCGGGGCGCGGGCTGCCGGGCGCGGTCCTGTACGAACTGCACGTGGGCACGTACACCCCCGAGGGGACCCTGGACGCGGCCGCCGCCCGGCTCGGGCACCTCGTGGAACTGGGCGTCACCCACGTGGAGTTGATGCCGCTGTGTCCCTTCCCCGGCCGGCACGGCTGGGGTTACGAGGGCGTGTCGCTGTGGGCCGTGCACGAGCCGTACGGCGGCCCCGAGGCGCTGAAGCGGTTCGTGGACCGGGCGCACGAGCTGGGCCTGGGTGTGGTCCTGGACGTGGTGCACAACCACCTCGGTCCGTCCGGGAACCACCTGCCCGCGTTCGGCCCGTACTTCACCGACACCCACCACACCCCGTGGGGCGTCGCCGTCAATCTGGACGCGCCCGGCTCCGACGAGGTGCGCGCCTTCCTGCTCGGCAGCGCGCTGGCCTGGCTGCGCGACTACCGCCTGGACGGGCTGCGCCTGGACGCCGTGCACGCGCTGCACGACACACGCGCGTGCCACTTCCTGGAGGAACTGTCCACCGCCGTCGACGCGCTCGCCGCCGAGCTGGACCGTCCGCTGTTCCTGATCGCCGAGTCCGACCTCGCCGACCCGCGGCTGATCACCCCACGCCCCGAGGGCGGCCTCGGGCTGCACGCGCAGTGGAACGACGACTTCCACCACGCCCTGCACACCGCCCTGACCGGCGAGGGACAGGGCTACTACGAGGACTTCGCCCGCGCCCCGCTCGCCGCGCTCGCCAAGACCCTCTCCCACGGCTTCTTCCACGACGGCACGTACTCGACGTTCCGGGGCCGCTCCCACGGCCGTCCGCTGGACCGCACACGGATGTCGGCGCACCGGCTGCTGGGCTACACCCAGACCCACGACCAGGTAGGCAACCGTGCGCAGGGCGACCGGCTCGCCGCCTCCCTCTCCCCCGGGCTGCTGGCCTGCGCGGCGACGCTGATGCTGACCGCGCCGTTCACGCCGATGCTGTTCATGGGCGAGGAGTGGGCGGCCGGCACGCCCTGGCAGTTCTTCACCGACCACACCGATGCGGAGCTCGCCGCGGCCGTGCGCGACGGCAGGCGCCGGGAGTTCGCGGCGCACGGCTGGGCCGAGGAGGACGTGCCCGACCCGCAGGACCCCGCCACCCGGGACCGCTCCTGCCTGGACTGGTCGGAGCCGGGCGGCGGTGTGCACGCGCGCGTGCTGGCCTGGTACCGGGAGCTGATCGCGCTGCGGCACGCCCAGCCGGACCTGACCGATCCCGATCTGTCCGACGTGAAGGTCACCTTCGACGAGGCCGCGCGCTGGCTGGCCTTCCGCCGCGGTGACGTCCGGGTGGCGGTCAATCTCGGCACGGAGCCGGTCCGCGTCCCGCTGGGGCCGCGCGGGGCGCGTGTCCTGGCCGCGTGGGAGCCGGTGTCCGCGCCGGACGCGGACGGGGTGCTGTCGCTGCCGGGCGAGTCGGCCGTCGTCCTGCTGCGCGAGTAG
- a CDS encoding SSI family serine proteinase inhibitor, translating into MTHPTTALRAALLAAVTLLTATPAHAVPAPATPAHAVPGRHAPGDHLYLTLTPGDAHAHATGTADRTLLLCDPPRGHVRADRACAELDGAGGDIDRIPSRDTFCPMVYAPVTARADGRWGGRRVTYERTFPNRCVLGARTGAVFAFTDDRPGPDGRPLPDRR; encoded by the coding sequence ATGACGCATCCGACCACCGCGCTCCGCGCGGCCCTCCTCGCCGCCGTGACCCTGCTGACGGCGACCCCGGCCCACGCCGTACCGGCCCCCGCGACCCCGGCCCACGCCGTCCCCGGGCGGCACGCACCGGGCGACCACCTGTACCTGACGCTGACCCCCGGCGACGCCCACGCGCACGCCACCGGCACCGCCGACCGCACCCTGCTGCTGTGCGACCCGCCCCGGGGCCACGTGCGCGCCGACCGTGCCTGTGCCGAGCTCGACGGGGCGGGGGGCGACATCGACCGCATCCCGAGCCGGGACACGTTCTGCCCGATGGTCTATGCCCCGGTCACCGCCAGGGCCGACGGCCGGTGGGGCGGCCGCCGGGTGACGTACGAACGCACGTTCCCCAACCGTTGTGTGCTCGGCGCCCGGACGGGTGCCGTGTTCGCGTTCACCGACGACCGCCCAGGGCCGGACGGCCGCCCGCTCCCGGACCGGCGCTGA
- the treY gene encoding malto-oligosyltrehalose synthase encodes MTPERPPSPPPTATYRLQLQPGFPFAAAEAAVPYLAPLGVSHLHLSPVLEAVPGSLHGYDVVDHSRVREELGGEAALRSLSATAREHGLGLIVDIVPNHMAMSPRHNHALWEVLREGPKSPYARWFDIDWEAQGGRLLLPVLGHPLGAEIDHLTVDGDVLRYHDHVFPLREGTAKLPLPRLIDAQWYRPAWWRLARTELNYRRFFSISDLIGVRVEDPDVFDATHATVLRLLDEDVIHGLRVDHPDGLADPDGYLRRLDEATGGRWTVVEKILADREVLSPAWPVAGTTGYDALRRVDGVLTDPDGARELLARYRDFAAPEPDAGGDWTATARRAAYETLDHELATEVDRLTRAAVRVCAGSPDPALRDHAPWALRTALRELLVRMEVYRPYDSTDAEAVVTEEAAAEARAAFRVPEEAHAVSVVRDLALGRAGDGAGHEEFRTRFAQTASALRAKSLEDTAFYRYVPLLSANEVGGDPGAPGLSPGDFHAYCTRLQSDWPLTGTVLSTHDTKRSSDVRAAVAVLTECPERWAGVLAEAARTGPEAPDGALAWAAWQTLLGLGLPDADRLREALLKHAREAKLHTSWTEQDAGYEEQVAAFVDGGPCGPGGRHVTDFRAALTPHIRANVLGATLTHLTMPGVPDVYQGTEGEYRALVDPDNRAPFAPQEGASAKEAVTAAALRLRARRPELFGAAATYAPLWAEGPGAAHCLAFTRSGRVLTAVTRLSLRLAEAGGWRETVLPLPPGRWSDLFAPERRFEGRVRVAELFSPLPVALLERAGDE; translated from the coding sequence ATGACACCTGAGCGCCCCCCGTCGCCGCCGCCCACGGCCACCTACCGCCTGCAACTGCAGCCCGGGTTCCCGTTCGCCGCCGCCGAGGCAGCCGTCCCCTACCTCGCCCCGCTCGGCGTCTCCCACCTCCACCTCTCCCCCGTCCTGGAGGCCGTGCCCGGCTCCCTCCACGGCTACGACGTCGTCGACCACTCCCGCGTCCGGGAGGAACTCGGCGGCGAGGCGGCCCTGCGCTCGCTGTCGGCGACGGCACGCGAGCACGGCCTCGGCCTGATCGTGGACATCGTCCCCAACCACATGGCGATGTCCCCCCGCCACAACCACGCCCTGTGGGAGGTCCTGCGCGAGGGCCCGAAGTCCCCGTACGCGCGCTGGTTCGACATCGACTGGGAGGCGCAGGGCGGCCGACTGCTGCTGCCCGTCCTCGGCCATCCGCTCGGCGCCGAGATCGACCACCTCACCGTCGACGGCGACGTCCTGCGCTACCACGACCACGTCTTCCCGCTCCGCGAGGGCACCGCGAAGCTGCCGCTGCCGCGGCTGATCGACGCCCAGTGGTACCGCCCCGCCTGGTGGCGGCTGGCCCGCACCGAGCTGAACTACCGCAGGTTCTTCAGCATCTCCGACCTCATCGGCGTCCGCGTGGAGGACCCCGACGTGTTCGACGCCACGCACGCCACCGTGCTGCGACTGCTCGACGAGGACGTGATCCACGGGCTGCGCGTGGACCACCCGGACGGCCTCGCCGACCCCGACGGATATCTGCGCCGCCTCGACGAGGCGACCGGCGGCCGGTGGACCGTCGTGGAGAAGATCCTCGCCGACCGTGAGGTGCTCTCCCCGGCCTGGCCGGTGGCCGGCACCACCGGCTACGACGCCCTGCGCCGCGTCGACGGCGTCCTCACCGACCCCGACGGCGCCCGCGAACTGCTGGCGCGCTACCGCGACTTCGCGGCCCCCGAGCCGGACGCCGGGGGCGACTGGACGGCCACCGCGCGCCGGGCGGCGTACGAGACCCTCGACCACGAACTGGCCACCGAGGTGGACCGGCTCACCCGGGCCGCCGTACGGGTCTGCGCCGGCTCACCCGACCCCGCCCTGCGCGATCACGCCCCCTGGGCGCTGCGCACCGCGCTGCGGGAGCTGCTGGTCCGCATGGAGGTCTACCGGCCCTACGACTCCACCGACGCCGAGGCGGTCGTCACCGAGGAGGCCGCCGCCGAGGCCCGCGCGGCCTTCCGGGTGCCGGAGGAGGCACACGCGGTGAGCGTCGTACGGGACCTGGCGCTGGGGCGGGCCGGGGACGGGGCGGGGCACGAGGAGTTCCGCACCCGGTTCGCGCAGACCGCCTCCGCGCTGCGCGCCAAGTCGCTGGAGGACACCGCGTTCTACCGCTACGTGCCGCTGCTGTCGGCGAACGAGGTGGGCGGCGACCCGGGCGCGCCCGGGCTCTCTCCCGGCGACTTCCACGCGTACTGCACGCGCCTGCAGAGCGACTGGCCGCTGACCGGGACCGTGCTGTCCACCCACGACACCAAGCGCAGCTCGGACGTGCGGGCGGCGGTCGCCGTGCTCACCGAGTGCCCCGAGCGCTGGGCCGGGGTGCTCGCCGAGGCGGCCCGCACCGGCCCCGAGGCGCCCGACGGCGCCCTGGCCTGGGCGGCCTGGCAGACCCTGCTGGGGCTCGGCCTCCCGGACGCGGACCGGCTGCGGGAGGCGCTGCTCAAGCACGCGCGGGAGGCGAAGCTCCACACGTCCTGGACCGAGCAGGACGCCGGATACGAGGAGCAGGTCGCGGCGTTCGTGGACGGGGGCCCGTGCGGGCCCGGCGGACGCCACGTGACGGACTTCCGCGCCGCGCTCACCCCGCACATCCGGGCCAACGTCCTGGGGGCCACCCTGACGCATCTGACGATGCCGGGCGTGCCGGATGTCTACCAGGGCACCGAGGGCGAGTACCGGGCGCTGGTCGACCCCGACAACCGGGCGCCGTTCGCGCCGCAGGAGGGCGCCTCGGCGAAGGAGGCGGTCACCGCGGCCGCGCTGCGGCTGCGCGCCCGGCGCCCGGAGCTGTTCGGCGCGGCGGCGACGTACGCCCCGCTGTGGGCGGAGGGGCCGGGCGCGGCGCACTGCCTGGCGTTCACGCGCTCCGGGCGGGTCCTCACCGCGGTCACCCGGCTGTCGCTGCGGCTCGCGGAGGCGGGCGGCTGGCGGGAGACGGTGCTCCCGCTGCCGCCGGGCCGCTGGAGCGACCTGTTCGCCCCGGAGCGGCGGTTCGAGGGCCGGGTGCGGGTGGCGGAGCTGTTCTCGCCGCTGCCGGTGGCGCTGCTCGAACGCGCCGGGGACGAGTGA
- a CDS encoding M14 family zinc carboxypeptidase: MDDLALHAAALAARHPGAARLRHVGTSRAGTPLRLLSVGHGSRHALVVAGPHANEPVGGATALRLAERLLAGSPPAGDDADVTWNFLLCLDPDGARRNEGWLRGPYTLGHYFRHFFRPGFTEQPEWLPDGADRAALPETRALLALQDELRPFFHCSLHGVDVGGGFVELTRDLPGLDRRVAHTAARLGIPRELGPYDTLYWPSLGPAVYRIPPPRRGDLAAAITEAAVESTWYHPHRYGTVTAVVEAPMWGVPAVADATPAADPETFLRTVARALRHDTGLLDGLLARLRPLLAGVPDADRLLAPVDDYLLVSPGLADSWDPDVHDPAARPLPVCDTAHLTALGISGRRVALRTAGLLHRLATAAGPDAAGLLPRLDALIDGWCADYRDHYGARWIPVARQVEYQSRVVLAASRLAARRQTRAPRAAEARPRSGEPEWGAGTAVPMHRE, from the coding sequence GTGGACGACCTCGCTCTCCACGCCGCCGCCCTCGCCGCCCGTCACCCCGGCGCCGCCCGCCTCCGTCACGTCGGGACCTCCCGCGCCGGCACTCCCCTCCGGCTGCTCTCCGTCGGCCACGGCTCCCGCCACGCCCTGGTCGTGGCCGGCCCGCACGCCAACGAACCCGTCGGCGGCGCCACGGCCCTCCGCCTCGCCGAGCGGCTCCTCGCCGGCTCCCCGCCGGCCGGCGACGACGCCGACGTCACCTGGAACTTCCTGCTCTGCCTCGACCCCGACGGCGCCCGCCGCAACGAGGGCTGGCTGCGCGGCCCCTACACCCTCGGCCACTACTTCCGGCACTTCTTCCGCCCCGGCTTCACCGAACAGCCCGAGTGGCTCCCGGACGGCGCCGACCGCGCCGCGCTCCCCGAGACCCGCGCCCTCCTCGCCCTCCAGGACGAGCTGCGCCCCTTCTTCCACTGCTCGCTGCACGGTGTCGACGTCGGCGGCGGCTTCGTCGAGCTCACCCGCGACCTGCCCGGCCTCGACCGGCGCGTCGCGCACACCGCCGCCCGCCTGGGCATCCCGCGCGAACTGGGCCCGTACGACACCCTGTACTGGCCCAGTCTCGGCCCCGCCGTCTACCGCATCCCGCCCCCGCGCCGCGGCGACCTCGCCGCCGCCATCACCGAGGCCGCCGTCGAGTCGACCTGGTACCACCCGCACCGCTACGGCACCGTCACCGCCGTCGTCGAGGCACCCATGTGGGGCGTGCCCGCGGTGGCGGACGCCACTCCGGCCGCCGATCCGGAAACGTTTCTGCGCACCGTGGCCCGCGCCCTGCGCCATGACACCGGGCTCCTCGACGGCCTCCTCGCCCGGCTCCGCCCCCTGCTGGCCGGCGTGCCCGACGCCGACCGGCTGCTCGCCCCGGTGGACGACTATTTACTGGTCAGCCCCGGCCTGGCCGACTCCTGGGACCCCGACGTGCACGACCCCGCGGCCCGTCCGCTCCCGGTGTGCGACACCGCCCACCTGACCGCGCTCGGCATCTCGGGGCGCCGGGTCGCCCTGCGTACCGCCGGGCTGCTGCACCGGCTCGCGACCGCCGCCGGGCCCGACGCGGCCGGTCTGCTGCCCCGCCTGGACGCGCTGATCGACGGCTGGTGCGCGGACTACCGCGACCACTACGGGGCGCGCTGGATCCCCGTCGCCCGCCAGGTGGAGTACCAGTCGCGCGTGGTTCTCGCCGCCTCCCGGCTGGCCGCCCGGCGGCAGACGCGGGCGCCGCGCGCCGCGGAGGCGCGGCCCCGATCGGGTGAGCCGGAGTGGGGGGCGGGAACCGCCGTGCCGATGCACAGGGAATGA
- a CDS encoding DUF1707 and FHA domain-containing protein — protein sequence MTSSFEFPTYPARLSDNDRDRALKVLRDGVVLGRISHDTFIRRMELALTARVPEELAALTADLPPRAPLSRFVYGSVEALSGFTVKLRRAWLSERLPKLPLPRPDRMYPLRIGRDPASGLRLSHESVSRVHAELSRQGGLWVLRDLGSTNGTSVNGRRVIGAAVVRDGDLVTFGTMMFRLASD from the coding sequence GTGACGTCGTCCTTCGAGTTCCCCACGTACCCCGCGCGGCTGTCGGACAACGACCGTGACCGGGCGCTGAAGGTGCTCCGTGACGGTGTCGTCCTCGGCCGCATCTCGCACGACACCTTCATCCGGCGCATGGAGCTGGCACTGACCGCGCGCGTCCCCGAGGAACTGGCCGCACTCACCGCGGACCTGCCGCCGCGCGCGCCGTTGTCGCGGTTCGTCTACGGCAGCGTCGAGGCGCTGTCCGGCTTCACGGTGAAGCTGCGCCGGGCCTGGCTCTCCGAACGTCTGCCGAAGCTGCCGCTGCCGCGGCCGGATCGGATGTATCCGCTCCGGATAGGGCGGGACCCGGCGAGCGGACTGCGTCTGAGCCACGAGTCGGTCTCCCGGGTCCACGCGGAACTCAGCCGCCAGGGCGGCCTCTGGGTCCTCCGCGACCTCGGCTCCACGAACGGCACGTCCGTGAACGGACGGCGGGTGATCGGAGCGGCGGTGGTGCGCGACGGTGACCTGGTCACCTTCGGCACGATGATGTTCCGGCTGGCGTCGGACTGA